In Oncorhynchus keta strain PuntledgeMale-10-30-2019 chromosome 19, Oket_V2, whole genome shotgun sequence, a single genomic region encodes these proteins:
- the LOC118371969 gene encoding cilia- and flagella-associated protein 69-like isoform X1 — translation MLASEAAMTKSYLTTSTGSKAKVHRRKHAIPVIKHIAKDNDQEKQLVLTKPIELSRVIHFLEDPLAATLKERQIFALKKVVQRCQKGFLLKELADVFKILYICAEKSKDHPEYTSVLCDLLKICRLPFLKEKTSDEVTYAQTVKESFSQMGFLMRVPNAEVRNQICHSIISVYSSVTSKHSVDGMDSLSKPAAASKPAVASHRFSKQSMRLHPTSLGYRMQLLEQSGLAETLVLSMALLENQPAVKLQVLQTLQMLSSSSDVNCSLILKAQGAQQICFHMNEPDPSGQVLFRSSEILWNLLERGCKEEVTAQLSNMDCIMALKEAFLHQLLNGFRHYDFQLRNDLLVITTLIAENPKSPLIESLFAKQLILFVTFPELKSHNPLVRNLKLSYNNEDFEMKRLLLNLVVVMSKDLSALQLFKEGHVVLALLHLVKPTAAPPEGQSGPRNWTPVQQEELQLQALATLATVAPLMLDDYMICQGNTCLLLLLEWCTERDAYFGQGHSFHGTGGRGSKKAQMRYCVRLLRSMASLGNEAINQDLFDQGAISQLLVIIMQMEGSPEEEDVITLEIKADIQLILSALCENNPHRKELFGSEGVEMTVHFLKMSTEKFYSGLGHNKLILSTVDCVWSCIVGCYTTEDVFLEKEGIFLLLDLLHSSPRNMQNVVLGTLLELCDNPKTMSHILAWRGQKSLTTPGLLLQLWRQEEAELGVSRDLYGRISDPKKPILCYYQEEDDSQVSLPANRPSAAVMDVSENLRSKIYSVFCKLGFEALPGLSTEDYITLSIVTRYLDFKVGEVWDEISKELSLEGVRPVTPDEEALDTIAKMTEDTARRVITQQSSMLEQRDKEDVSEEKRMYTEISSNWKQQELTAQSWEHFVAKTSNYKILKETKEHQERSIDSSRPKSKHKETIFHPTQIHGLQITNFCGRVMTVESTPAHLTGGPLANTELALERVPIQGGALRKLPTATEDPEYFNTVSVK, via the exons ATGCTTGCATCGGAGGCTGCAATGACTAAAAGTTATTTGACAACTTCAACTGGATCGAAAGCCAAAGTGCATCGAAGAAAACATGCGATCCCAGTTATCAAACATATAGCAAAAGACAATGATCAAGAGAAACAGTTG GTTCTCACTAAACCTATTGAACTCAGTCGTGTGATACATTTTCTTGAGGATCCTTTAGCA GCTActttgaaagagagacagattttTGCTTTGAAGAAAGTAGTGCAGAGATGTCAAAAAGGCTTT CTTTTGAAAGAGCTGGCAGATGTTTTTAAGATTTTGTATATCTGTGCTGAGAAGTCCAAAGATCATCCTGAATATACTTCAGTGCTATGTGACTTACTGAAGATTTGTCG GCTTCCTTTTCTAAAGGAAAAGACCTCTGATGAAGTGACCTACGCACAGACTGTCAAAGAATCATTCTCTCAGATGG GGTTTCTGATGAGGGTGCCAAACGCTGAAGTGAGGAACCAAATCTGCCACTCTATTATATCCGTGTACAGCTCTGTGACATCAAAACACAGTGTGGATGGTATGGACAGTCTTTCAAAGCCTGCAGCTGCCTCAAAGCCAGCTGTTGCCTCTCACAGATTCTCTAAACAGTCAATGA GACTCCACCCTACCAGCCTAGGCTACAGGATGCAGCTGTTGGAGCAGAGTGGGCTGGCTGAGACTCTGGTCCTGTCCATGgccctcctggagaaccagcctGCAGTCAAGCTCCAGGTCCTACAGACTCTTCAGATGCTCTCCAGCTCATCTG ATGTGAACTGTAGCCTAATATTAAAGGCACAGGGGGCACAGCAGATCTGTTTCCATATGAATGAGCCAGACCCTTCAGGGCAAGTCCTGTTCCGCTCCTCGGAGATCCTATGGAACTTGCTGGAGAGAGGTTGCAAAGAGGAGGTTACAGCCCAATTGAGCAACATGGACTGTATTAT GGCTCTGAAAGAGGCATTTTTGCACCAGCTGCTGAATGGCTTTCGACATTACGACTTCCAACTCAGGAATGATCTACTGGTGATCACAACTCTCATAGCTGAAAACCCCAAATCTCCACTCATT GAGAGTTTATTTGCCAAGCAGCTCATTCTTTTTGTTACATTTCCAGAAC TCAAGAGTCACAACCCGTTGGTCCGCAACCTCAAGCTATCCTATAACAATGAAGATTTTGAGATGAAAAGGTTGCTACTAAATCTGGTTGTTGTCATGTCAAAAGACTTATCTGCTCTGCAG CTGTTCAAAGAGGGCCATGTTGTCCTGGCTCTGCTCCACCTAGTGAAGCCCACTGCTGCTCCTCCTGAAGGCCAGTCAGGGCCACGCAACTGGACCCCTGTCCAGCAGGAGGAGCTGCAACTGCAGGCTCTGGCCACTCTGGCCACCGTGGCTCCACTGATGCTGGATGACTATATGATCTGCCAGGGAAACACCTGCCTTCTGCTGCTGCTGGAGTGGTGCACTGAgcgag ATGCCTACTTTGGACAGGGCCATAGTTTCCATGGCACTGGAGGGAGGGGCAGTAAGAAGGCTCAGATGCGTTACTGTGTGAGGCTGCTGAGATCCATGGCGTCTCTAGGCAACGAAGCAATCAACCAGGACCTTTTTGATCAAGGAGCCATCAGCCAGCTGCTTG TGATAATTATGCAGATGGAGGGGAGTCCTGAGGAGGAGGACGTTATTACCTTGGAGATCAAGGCTGACATTCAGCTGATCCTGTCAGCACTCTGCGAGAATAATCCACACAGAAAG GAATTGTTTGGATCGGAAGGAGTTGAGATGACGGTGCATTTCCTCAAGATGAGCACTGAGAAGTTCTACAGTGGCCTGGGACACAACAAACTCATCCTCTCCACCGTGGATTGTGTCTG GTCCTGTATCGTTGGATGCTACACCACAGAAGATGTGTTTTTGGAAAAAGAAGGCATTTTCCTTCTGCTTGACTTGCTTCAT TCGAGCCCTAGGAACATGCAAAACGTGGTCCTTGGAACACTGCTGGAGCTGTGTGACAACCCCAAGACGATGTCTCACATCCTGGCCTGGCGAGGGCAGAAGAGCCTGACCACCCCGGGGCTACTCTTACAGCTCTGGAGGCAGGAAGAGGCAGAGCTGGGGGTGAGCAGAGACCTCTATGGAAGGATCTCAG ATCCCAAGAAGCCTATTCTGTGTTATTACCAAGAGGAGGATGATTCCCAGGTATCACTGCCTGCTAACAGGCCTAGTGCTGCAGTGATGGATGTGTCTGAGAACCTTCGCTCCAAGATCTACTCTGTCTTCTGTAAACTTG GTTTTGAAGCCCTGCCTGGATTGTCAACGGAAGATTATATCACCCTAAGCATTGTCACCAGATATCTGGACTTTAAG GTTGGCGAGGTGTGGGATGAGATCTCCAAAGAGTTGAGCCTGGAGGGAGTGAGACCAGTCACCCCTGACGAAGAGGCCCTGGATACCATTGCTAAGATGACGGAGGACACAGCCAGGAGAGTCatcacacagcagagcagcatgCTGGAGCAACGGGATAAGGAGGACGTCAGTGAGGAGAAACGCATGTATACAGAG ATAAGTTCCAACTGGAAACAGCAGGAGCTTACAGCCCAGTCTTGGGAGCATTTTGTGGCGAAGACATCAAACTACAAGATTTTAAAG GAGACAAAAGAGCATCAGGAGAGATCTATTGACTCATCCAGACCTAAATCAAAGCATAAGGAAACTATATTCCATCCTACACAAATTCATGGCTTACAAATTACA aattTCTGTGGGCGGGTGATGACTGTAGAGAGCACTCCAGCCCACCTGACAGGAGGGCCCCTGGCCAATACAGAGCTGGCACTGGAGAGGGTGCCCATCCAGGGTGGAGCCCTTAGGAAACTCCCCACTGCCACTGAGGACCCAGAGTATTTCAACACAGTTTCAGTCAAATAA
- the LOC118371969 gene encoding cilia- and flagella-associated protein 69-like isoform X2 produces MLASEAAMTKSYLTTSTGSKAKVHRRKHAIPVIKHIAKDNDQEKQLVLTKPIELSRVIHFLEDPLAATLKERQIFALKKVVQRCQKGFLLKELADVFKILYICAEKSKDHPEYTSVLCDLLKICRLPFLKEKTSDEVTYAQTVKESFSQMGFLMRVPNAEVRNQICHSIISVYSSVTSKHSVDGLHPTSLGYRMQLLEQSGLAETLVLSMALLENQPAVKLQVLQTLQMLSSSSDVNCSLILKAQGAQQICFHMNEPDPSGQVLFRSSEILWNLLERGCKEEVTAQLSNMDCIMALKEAFLHQLLNGFRHYDFQLRNDLLVITTLIAENPKSPLIESLFAKQLILFVTFPELKSHNPLVRNLKLSYNNEDFEMKRLLLNLVVVMSKDLSALQLFKEGHVVLALLHLVKPTAAPPEGQSGPRNWTPVQQEELQLQALATLATVAPLMLDDYMICQGNTCLLLLLEWCTERDAYFGQGHSFHGTGGRGSKKAQMRYCVRLLRSMASLGNEAINQDLFDQGAISQLLVIIMQMEGSPEEEDVITLEIKADIQLILSALCENNPHRKELFGSEGVEMTVHFLKMSTEKFYSGLGHNKLILSTVDCVWSCIVGCYTTEDVFLEKEGIFLLLDLLHSSPRNMQNVVLGTLLELCDNPKTMSHILAWRGQKSLTTPGLLLQLWRQEEAELGVSRDLYGRISDPKKPILCYYQEEDDSQVSLPANRPSAAVMDVSENLRSKIYSVFCKLGFEALPGLSTEDYITLSIVTRYLDFKVGEVWDEISKELSLEGVRPVTPDEEALDTIAKMTEDTARRVITQQSSMLEQRDKEDVSEEKRMYTEISSNWKQQELTAQSWEHFVAKTSNYKILKETKEHQERSIDSSRPKSKHKETIFHPTQIHGLQITNFCGRVMTVESTPAHLTGGPLANTELALERVPIQGGALRKLPTATEDPEYFNTVSVK; encoded by the exons ATGCTTGCATCGGAGGCTGCAATGACTAAAAGTTATTTGACAACTTCAACTGGATCGAAAGCCAAAGTGCATCGAAGAAAACATGCGATCCCAGTTATCAAACATATAGCAAAAGACAATGATCAAGAGAAACAGTTG GTTCTCACTAAACCTATTGAACTCAGTCGTGTGATACATTTTCTTGAGGATCCTTTAGCA GCTActttgaaagagagacagattttTGCTTTGAAGAAAGTAGTGCAGAGATGTCAAAAAGGCTTT CTTTTGAAAGAGCTGGCAGATGTTTTTAAGATTTTGTATATCTGTGCTGAGAAGTCCAAAGATCATCCTGAATATACTTCAGTGCTATGTGACTTACTGAAGATTTGTCG GCTTCCTTTTCTAAAGGAAAAGACCTCTGATGAAGTGACCTACGCACAGACTGTCAAAGAATCATTCTCTCAGATGG GGTTTCTGATGAGGGTGCCAAACGCTGAAGTGAGGAACCAAATCTGCCACTCTATTATATCCGTGTACAGCTCTGTGACATCAAAACACAGTGTGGATG GACTCCACCCTACCAGCCTAGGCTACAGGATGCAGCTGTTGGAGCAGAGTGGGCTGGCTGAGACTCTGGTCCTGTCCATGgccctcctggagaaccagcctGCAGTCAAGCTCCAGGTCCTACAGACTCTTCAGATGCTCTCCAGCTCATCTG ATGTGAACTGTAGCCTAATATTAAAGGCACAGGGGGCACAGCAGATCTGTTTCCATATGAATGAGCCAGACCCTTCAGGGCAAGTCCTGTTCCGCTCCTCGGAGATCCTATGGAACTTGCTGGAGAGAGGTTGCAAAGAGGAGGTTACAGCCCAATTGAGCAACATGGACTGTATTAT GGCTCTGAAAGAGGCATTTTTGCACCAGCTGCTGAATGGCTTTCGACATTACGACTTCCAACTCAGGAATGATCTACTGGTGATCACAACTCTCATAGCTGAAAACCCCAAATCTCCACTCATT GAGAGTTTATTTGCCAAGCAGCTCATTCTTTTTGTTACATTTCCAGAAC TCAAGAGTCACAACCCGTTGGTCCGCAACCTCAAGCTATCCTATAACAATGAAGATTTTGAGATGAAAAGGTTGCTACTAAATCTGGTTGTTGTCATGTCAAAAGACTTATCTGCTCTGCAG CTGTTCAAAGAGGGCCATGTTGTCCTGGCTCTGCTCCACCTAGTGAAGCCCACTGCTGCTCCTCCTGAAGGCCAGTCAGGGCCACGCAACTGGACCCCTGTCCAGCAGGAGGAGCTGCAACTGCAGGCTCTGGCCACTCTGGCCACCGTGGCTCCACTGATGCTGGATGACTATATGATCTGCCAGGGAAACACCTGCCTTCTGCTGCTGCTGGAGTGGTGCACTGAgcgag ATGCCTACTTTGGACAGGGCCATAGTTTCCATGGCACTGGAGGGAGGGGCAGTAAGAAGGCTCAGATGCGTTACTGTGTGAGGCTGCTGAGATCCATGGCGTCTCTAGGCAACGAAGCAATCAACCAGGACCTTTTTGATCAAGGAGCCATCAGCCAGCTGCTTG TGATAATTATGCAGATGGAGGGGAGTCCTGAGGAGGAGGACGTTATTACCTTGGAGATCAAGGCTGACATTCAGCTGATCCTGTCAGCACTCTGCGAGAATAATCCACACAGAAAG GAATTGTTTGGATCGGAAGGAGTTGAGATGACGGTGCATTTCCTCAAGATGAGCACTGAGAAGTTCTACAGTGGCCTGGGACACAACAAACTCATCCTCTCCACCGTGGATTGTGTCTG GTCCTGTATCGTTGGATGCTACACCACAGAAGATGTGTTTTTGGAAAAAGAAGGCATTTTCCTTCTGCTTGACTTGCTTCAT TCGAGCCCTAGGAACATGCAAAACGTGGTCCTTGGAACACTGCTGGAGCTGTGTGACAACCCCAAGACGATGTCTCACATCCTGGCCTGGCGAGGGCAGAAGAGCCTGACCACCCCGGGGCTACTCTTACAGCTCTGGAGGCAGGAAGAGGCAGAGCTGGGGGTGAGCAGAGACCTCTATGGAAGGATCTCAG ATCCCAAGAAGCCTATTCTGTGTTATTACCAAGAGGAGGATGATTCCCAGGTATCACTGCCTGCTAACAGGCCTAGTGCTGCAGTGATGGATGTGTCTGAGAACCTTCGCTCCAAGATCTACTCTGTCTTCTGTAAACTTG GTTTTGAAGCCCTGCCTGGATTGTCAACGGAAGATTATATCACCCTAAGCATTGTCACCAGATATCTGGACTTTAAG GTTGGCGAGGTGTGGGATGAGATCTCCAAAGAGTTGAGCCTGGAGGGAGTGAGACCAGTCACCCCTGACGAAGAGGCCCTGGATACCATTGCTAAGATGACGGAGGACACAGCCAGGAGAGTCatcacacagcagagcagcatgCTGGAGCAACGGGATAAGGAGGACGTCAGTGAGGAGAAACGCATGTATACAGAG ATAAGTTCCAACTGGAAACAGCAGGAGCTTACAGCCCAGTCTTGGGAGCATTTTGTGGCGAAGACATCAAACTACAAGATTTTAAAG GAGACAAAAGAGCATCAGGAGAGATCTATTGACTCATCCAGACCTAAATCAAAGCATAAGGAAACTATATTCCATCCTACACAAATTCATGGCTTACAAATTACA aattTCTGTGGGCGGGTGATGACTGTAGAGAGCACTCCAGCCCACCTGACAGGAGGGCCCCTGGCCAATACAGAGCTGGCACTGGAGAGGGTGCCCATCCAGGGTGGAGCCCTTAGGAAACTCCCCACTGCCACTGAGGACCCAGAGTATTTCAACACAGTTTCAGTCAAATAA
- the LOC118371969 gene encoding cilia- and flagella-associated protein 69-like isoform X3, which translates to MGFLMRVPNAEVRNQICHSIISVYSSVTSKHSVDGMDSLSKPAAASKPAVASHRFSKQSMRLHPTSLGYRMQLLEQSGLAETLVLSMALLENQPAVKLQVLQTLQMLSSSSDVNCSLILKAQGAQQICFHMNEPDPSGQVLFRSSEILWNLLERGCKEEVTAQLSNMDCIMALKEAFLHQLLNGFRHYDFQLRNDLLVITTLIAENPKSPLIESLFAKQLILFVTFPELKSHNPLVRNLKLSYNNEDFEMKRLLLNLVVVMSKDLSALQLFKEGHVVLALLHLVKPTAAPPEGQSGPRNWTPVQQEELQLQALATLATVAPLMLDDYMICQGNTCLLLLLEWCTERDAYFGQGHSFHGTGGRGSKKAQMRYCVRLLRSMASLGNEAINQDLFDQGAISQLLVIIMQMEGSPEEEDVITLEIKADIQLILSALCENNPHRKELFGSEGVEMTVHFLKMSTEKFYSGLGHNKLILSTVDCVWSCIVGCYTTEDVFLEKEGIFLLLDLLHSSPRNMQNVVLGTLLELCDNPKTMSHILAWRGQKSLTTPGLLLQLWRQEEAELGVSRDLYGRISDPKKPILCYYQEEDDSQVSLPANRPSAAVMDVSENLRSKIYSVFCKLGFEALPGLSTEDYITLSIVTRYLDFKVGEVWDEISKELSLEGVRPVTPDEEALDTIAKMTEDTARRVITQQSSMLEQRDKEDVSEEKRMYTEISSNWKQQELTAQSWEHFVAKTSNYKILKETKEHQERSIDSSRPKSKHKETIFHPTQIHGLQITNFCGRVMTVESTPAHLTGGPLANTELALERVPIQGGALRKLPTATEDPEYFNTVSVK; encoded by the exons ATGG GGTTTCTGATGAGGGTGCCAAACGCTGAAGTGAGGAACCAAATCTGCCACTCTATTATATCCGTGTACAGCTCTGTGACATCAAAACACAGTGTGGATGGTATGGACAGTCTTTCAAAGCCTGCAGCTGCCTCAAAGCCAGCTGTTGCCTCTCACAGATTCTCTAAACAGTCAATGA GACTCCACCCTACCAGCCTAGGCTACAGGATGCAGCTGTTGGAGCAGAGTGGGCTGGCTGAGACTCTGGTCCTGTCCATGgccctcctggagaaccagcctGCAGTCAAGCTCCAGGTCCTACAGACTCTTCAGATGCTCTCCAGCTCATCTG ATGTGAACTGTAGCCTAATATTAAAGGCACAGGGGGCACAGCAGATCTGTTTCCATATGAATGAGCCAGACCCTTCAGGGCAAGTCCTGTTCCGCTCCTCGGAGATCCTATGGAACTTGCTGGAGAGAGGTTGCAAAGAGGAGGTTACAGCCCAATTGAGCAACATGGACTGTATTAT GGCTCTGAAAGAGGCATTTTTGCACCAGCTGCTGAATGGCTTTCGACATTACGACTTCCAACTCAGGAATGATCTACTGGTGATCACAACTCTCATAGCTGAAAACCCCAAATCTCCACTCATT GAGAGTTTATTTGCCAAGCAGCTCATTCTTTTTGTTACATTTCCAGAAC TCAAGAGTCACAACCCGTTGGTCCGCAACCTCAAGCTATCCTATAACAATGAAGATTTTGAGATGAAAAGGTTGCTACTAAATCTGGTTGTTGTCATGTCAAAAGACTTATCTGCTCTGCAG CTGTTCAAAGAGGGCCATGTTGTCCTGGCTCTGCTCCACCTAGTGAAGCCCACTGCTGCTCCTCCTGAAGGCCAGTCAGGGCCACGCAACTGGACCCCTGTCCAGCAGGAGGAGCTGCAACTGCAGGCTCTGGCCACTCTGGCCACCGTGGCTCCACTGATGCTGGATGACTATATGATCTGCCAGGGAAACACCTGCCTTCTGCTGCTGCTGGAGTGGTGCACTGAgcgag ATGCCTACTTTGGACAGGGCCATAGTTTCCATGGCACTGGAGGGAGGGGCAGTAAGAAGGCTCAGATGCGTTACTGTGTGAGGCTGCTGAGATCCATGGCGTCTCTAGGCAACGAAGCAATCAACCAGGACCTTTTTGATCAAGGAGCCATCAGCCAGCTGCTTG TGATAATTATGCAGATGGAGGGGAGTCCTGAGGAGGAGGACGTTATTACCTTGGAGATCAAGGCTGACATTCAGCTGATCCTGTCAGCACTCTGCGAGAATAATCCACACAGAAAG GAATTGTTTGGATCGGAAGGAGTTGAGATGACGGTGCATTTCCTCAAGATGAGCACTGAGAAGTTCTACAGTGGCCTGGGACACAACAAACTCATCCTCTCCACCGTGGATTGTGTCTG GTCCTGTATCGTTGGATGCTACACCACAGAAGATGTGTTTTTGGAAAAAGAAGGCATTTTCCTTCTGCTTGACTTGCTTCAT TCGAGCCCTAGGAACATGCAAAACGTGGTCCTTGGAACACTGCTGGAGCTGTGTGACAACCCCAAGACGATGTCTCACATCCTGGCCTGGCGAGGGCAGAAGAGCCTGACCACCCCGGGGCTACTCTTACAGCTCTGGAGGCAGGAAGAGGCAGAGCTGGGGGTGAGCAGAGACCTCTATGGAAGGATCTCAG ATCCCAAGAAGCCTATTCTGTGTTATTACCAAGAGGAGGATGATTCCCAGGTATCACTGCCTGCTAACAGGCCTAGTGCTGCAGTGATGGATGTGTCTGAGAACCTTCGCTCCAAGATCTACTCTGTCTTCTGTAAACTTG GTTTTGAAGCCCTGCCTGGATTGTCAACGGAAGATTATATCACCCTAAGCATTGTCACCAGATATCTGGACTTTAAG GTTGGCGAGGTGTGGGATGAGATCTCCAAAGAGTTGAGCCTGGAGGGAGTGAGACCAGTCACCCCTGACGAAGAGGCCCTGGATACCATTGCTAAGATGACGGAGGACACAGCCAGGAGAGTCatcacacagcagagcagcatgCTGGAGCAACGGGATAAGGAGGACGTCAGTGAGGAGAAACGCATGTATACAGAG ATAAGTTCCAACTGGAAACAGCAGGAGCTTACAGCCCAGTCTTGGGAGCATTTTGTGGCGAAGACATCAAACTACAAGATTTTAAAG GAGACAAAAGAGCATCAGGAGAGATCTATTGACTCATCCAGACCTAAATCAAAGCATAAGGAAACTATATTCCATCCTACACAAATTCATGGCTTACAAATTACA aattTCTGTGGGCGGGTGATGACTGTAGAGAGCACTCCAGCCCACCTGACAGGAGGGCCCCTGGCCAATACAGAGCTGGCACTGGAGAGGGTGCCCATCCAGGGTGGAGCCCTTAGGAAACTCCCCACTGCCACTGAGGACCCAGAGTATTTCAACACAGTTTCAGTCAAATAA